Proteins encoded together in one Drosophila albomicans strain 15112-1751.03 chromosome 2R, ASM965048v2, whole genome shotgun sequence window:
- the LOC117574805 gene encoding uncharacterized protein LOC117574805 — MSKVRIQAPTSSNNSATSSENSETQSVEEHPTVVTETNRSAALIRAKTSWRRMKDLAAEKEKENEAKRPPWRAVSVSTLAKPDKNALLRAKLLDASRRLRAGKASVALQTDFVPTKLLKEASIGPQYDLILYKDVGILTDGQYSIKKDVHQQYILTYSISQMTDSIGTSDVATQTLLPKVYKDNITNSYSVDLNNYDNDDLYHVERRVQDQLKKIRYLDLYGEVQDNAIVESTAEQQGLKLNPTSASWHFEDDVIEMDDAQHFIPYTIEPFKPWISFIPFPFRLSGNTLIGRQKIDWYALLQSIDDLIRESNNLVDKLEGMIQDRIARRQNVLRTTNDIKKFEPSSFVFPSEHWLPIVEKQEMELQSLIDSK; from the exons ATGAGTAAGGTACGGATACAAGCACCAACCAGTTCCAACAACAGTGCAACGTCGTCTGAAAATAGTGAAACGCAAAGCGTAGAAGAACATCCAACGGTTGTGACAGAGACTAATCGAAGTGCTGCATTAATCAG ggCGAAAACTAGTTGGAGACGCATGAAAGATCTGGCAGCAGAGAAAGAAAAGGAGAATGAGGCCAAGCGACCTCCTTGGCGTGCTGTTAGTGTTTCGACACTTGCTAAACCGGACAAGAACGCTTTGCTCCGTGCCAAGCTTTTGGATGCATCTAG aCGTCTACGAGCTGGTAAAGCAAGTGTGGCGCTTCAGACAGATTTTGTGCCCACCAAATTGCTAAAAGAAGCTAGCATTGGGCCGCAGTACGATTTAATTTTGTACAAAGATGTTGGAATTTTAACTGATGGCCAATATTCGATCAAAAAGGATGTGCATCAGCAAT ATATCCTAACATATTCTATATCGCAAATGACCGATTCTATTGGCACTTCCGATGTCGCCACACAAACTCTTTTGCCCAAGGTGTATAAGGATAATATTACCAATTCATACTCCGTCGATCTTAATAATTACGACAACGATGACCTATACCATGTGGAAAGGAGAGTCCAGGATCAACTTAAGAAGATTCGCTACTTGGATTTGTATGGAGAGGTCCAGGACAATGCAATAGTTGAATcaacagcagagcagcaagGGCTCAAGCTGAATCCCACTTCGGCATCCTGGCATTTTGAAGATGACGTTATTGAAATGGATGACGCGCAGCATTTCATACCCTATACCATTGAACCCTTTAAGCCATGGATCAGCTTCATTCCCTTCCCGTTTCGTCTAAGTGGTAATACATTAATAGGCAGACAGAAAATTGATTGGTACGCTTTGCTGCAGTCAATTGATGATTTGATTCGAGAGTCAAATAATTTGGTGGACAAATTGGAAGGTATGATACAAGATAGGATTGCAAGGCGACAAAATGTCCTTCGAACTACAAACGATATAAAAAAATTCGAACCAAGTTCCTTTGTTTTTCCCTCTGAGCATTGGCTACCAATAGTTGAGAAACAGGAAATGGAATTGCAATCATTGATTGActctaaataa